A section of the Candidatus Omnitrophota bacterium genome encodes:
- a CDS encoding pyridoxamine 5'-phosphate oxidase family protein encodes MTKDEVIDLIRDAGFGFLATVDGSQPKVRPMMPYLTEDGMLLLALLGHSRTVAQVKKNPLVEICFVDRKMAFCRIAGTAKISENPENKETVWNNIPMLRQYFSSPQDSNFVLLEIGINSAEAMTPQQKTPDIVNLK; translated from the coding sequence ATGACTAAAGATGAAGTCATTGATCTTATACGCGATGCCGGTTTTGGCTTTCTGGCTACAGTAGATGGAAGCCAGCCTAAAGTCCGACCCATGATGCCTTATTTGACCGAAGATGGTATGCTGCTTCTGGCCTTACTTGGACACTCCAGAACGGTCGCTCAGGTCAAAAAAAACCCCCTAGTTGAAATTTGTTTTGTTGACCGAAAGATGGCATTTTGTCGCATTGCCGGAACAGCCAAGATCAGTGAAAATCCAGAAAACAAGGAAACTGTTTGGAACAATATCCCAATGTTGCGGCAGTATTTTTCAAGTCCGCAGGACAGTAATTTTGTATTATTGGAAATAGGCATAAATTCAGCTGAGGCCATGACTCCGCAGCAAAAGACCCCAGATATCGTTAATCTAAAATAA
- a CDS encoding XdhC/CoxI family protein, with product MDEFLLQKILVAAKKGQSFAFATIVESTLKGTPRKTGAKMAVLEDGSLYGTIGGGRNEQNAKFECLDSIKTKKSKLVTYNYFGQEGQSICGGRIKVFIEPFIGKKHLIICGAGHIALPLSAMAKMLNFKVTIIDDRKEFAQKSRFPHVDSIVLGSHSKKLAEIPITSETYIMIVTQGNEYDFECLKIAIKTKASYIGVISSKVKRIKFFKRLRQGGVSEKTLSQIHAPAGLDIGAQTPEEIAISIISEIIAKQSGAIKGALKFNQK from the coding sequence ATGGATGAATTTTTACTGCAAAAGATCTTAGTCGCCGCAAAAAAAGGCCAAAGCTTTGCTTTTGCGACCATTGTTGAGTCAACCCTAAAAGGCACTCCGCGAAAAACCGGAGCTAAAATGGCTGTTCTGGAAGATGGGTCTTTGTACGGAACCATCGGTGGCGGTCGAAACGAACAAAACGCGAAATTTGAATGCCTTGATTCCATTAAAACTAAAAAATCAAAACTTGTCACCTATAACTACTTTGGGCAAGAAGGCCAATCAATTTGCGGAGGCCGAATCAAGGTCTTTATTGAGCCATTTATAGGCAAAAAACACCTCATCATTTGCGGAGCCGGTCACATTGCTTTGCCTTTGTCAGCCATGGCCAAGATGCTTAATTTTAAGGTCACCATTATCGATGACCGCAAGGAATTTGCCCAAAAAAGCCGTTTTCCGCATGTCGACAGCATTGTTCTGGGGTCTCATTCAAAAAAACTTGCCGAAATACCCATAACCTCAGAAACTTATATTATGATCGTAACTCAAGGCAATGAATATGACTTTGAGTGCCTTAAAATAGCCATAAAAACCAAGGCTTCCTACATTGGGGTGATTTCCAGCAAGGTAAAACGGATCAAGTTCTTTAAGCGGCTACGGCAGGGGGGAGTTTCAGAGAAAACGCTCAGCCAAATTCACGCTCCAGCCGGCTTGGATATTGGCGCCCAAACCCCGGAAGAAATCGCCATTTCTATCATTTCCGAGATCATTGCCAAGCAATCCGGAGCCATTAAGGGAGCTCTAAAATTCAACCAAAAATAG
- a CDS encoding DUF134 domain-containing protein encodes MKKGRPKKIRFVQKEPKIRQFSPRGKPGRPDEIEIALDEFEAIKLADFENLDQAAGALAMGISRASFGRILRSGRKKIALALVSGKIIKIAGGNVQMKEPA; translated from the coding sequence ATGAAGAAAGGTCGCCCGAAGAAGATAAGATTTGTCCAAAAAGAGCCTAAAATAAGGCAATTTAGCCCAAGGGGAAAGCCGGGAAGACCGGATGAAATCGAGATTGCTTTGGACGAATTTGAGGCTATAAAATTAGCTGATTTTGAGAATTTGGACCAAGCGGCAGGGGCCTTAGCCATGGGAATTTCAAGGGCTAGTTTTGGACGAATATTACGATCTGGGCGAAAGAAAATAGCCCTGGCGCTTGTTTCAGGAAAAATCATTAAAATTGCAGGCGGGAATGTGCAGATGAAAGAACCTGCGTAG